From Niallia sp. Man26:
TGTATCAAGAGCAATGATTGTCGCCATGTCAGCTGAGGAAAAGGAGGAATTTCCAATCGGGGGTATTTGTACTGTTCCAGAAGAACAAGTTAGAATGGCCTACTTTGGGAAAATTTTTTCCACAAACATTATTTCAGATTCGATCTATGGGGATTATTTAACGGTTGGCGTGCCGATTAAGGATAAGACGGATGAAATTATTGGCTATCTTGGTATTGATATAAGTGCAGACATTGTTAATAATATTAGTGACAAAGCATTAAGAAGCAGTATTTCAAGCTTCGTGTTTAATGGTCTATTTGTTATACTGATGGTTGCCGCTTTTTTTGTTCTGCAAAATTGGTATACAAGAGAATTAAAAAAGGAAGTAGGCGATACAGAGGATACCTATCAAACTGAACTGCAATCATTAGTGTCATCTGTTCAATCCTTACGCCATGATTATTCCAATCATATTCAGGTGGTTCATGGTTTACTGAGACTTGGGCAAACAGATAAGGCCCTTGAATACTTATCCATTCTTGCCAAAGAAATTCATATGATTAAATCTATTGCATTAGATGTTAATAACCCAGGACTTTCGGTTCTGTTGCAAACGAAAAAGCTTGCTGCCCAAAATCATCAAATTCAAATTGAGTTTGAGGTAGTCCAGGATTCATATTCTACTTTAACGACAACGGATTTAATTAAGATTTTATCCAATTTAATAGACAATGCGATTGATGCTACAACAGAATTGCCAGAGCAGAAAAGAAAAATGAAGATTGTGTGTAAAGTCGATGCTAAACACTATATTTTTGAAGTAGCTAACACTGGAAATCCTATTCGGGATAAGGATAAAGACCTTATTTTCAAAAGCGGCTACTCAACAAAAAAAGAACAGCACGGAAAACTGCGAGGACAAGGTCTGTTTATTGTAAAGGAAACTGTAAGCAGGTACGGTGGAGAAATAGCTATTACCTCTGATAATAATCAGACAATCGCAAGAGTCACTATTCCGATAAATAAGGGTAACTAAAATAAAGTTTTTTAGGAAAAACGTCAGATTTTCATCTGGCGTTTTTTTACTTTTCTCCACTAAAGTGTAAAGATGTCTTTACATATCCTAGTTGGTTTGCATATAATAAGTGTAAAGATATCTTTACTTCCGGTGTGGAGGCATGTATATGAAAGTGGTAAACCATATTCGCGAAATTCGTTTGAAAAAAGGGATAACTCAAGTTAAATTAGCGGAGGATTTGCAAATTACTCGACAAACTGTCAATGCAATTGAAAAGAATAAGTACAATCCCAGCCTTGAGTTAGCTTTAAAGTTAATGGAGTATTTTGATGTTCCAATTGAAGTGTTATTTTATTTGGAGAAGACGAAAGGAGAGTAGTTATGAAAAAAAACAAGCTGCTGATAATTGCTTTAGTCTTTATGGTTTGTTGTTTTCTAACAGGCGGATTGTTAGGAGTATATTTAATTAGAGGTGAAACAGGCGGATTTGACTATGACTTAGCTGGTGCTGTCGTAGTTGGTACAGCTATAGGTCTGTTGTTTTATTTCATTGCTGCTAAGTTATCTAAAAAGAGAAATGGTAATGTTCCAGAGGTTGATGAACGCAGTATTATGCTTTTAATGCGTTATTTTATGATAACACTTTATGTTATCTTATTAGGAAGCGGTGCCTCATTAATAGTTGTCTACTTTATGGGTATTCATTTAATTGAAACAGGGCTGCTGATCGTCTGTTTAGGAGGAATCTATTTTGTTGTTATTCTTGGCGCCTTTGTTACAAAAAGACTATAAATTTTATTAGAAAGAGGTAAGTCTGTGATTTTGAAACTTAATGAAGAAACGATAGAAGAAATCAACGAAACACTAAGAAGAACTAATTTTGCCAAAATCGATTTTAAAAATAAAACATACTTTCTTGCAAAAGAAAAGGTTAGAATTCCAAAAGGCTCAAAACCAATGGAGGTATTTGCATATCTTAAAGAAAAAGATGAACTCGTAACGGAGTTTGCTAAGAAGCATGCCGAGGAAACCGAAAGCCGCTTTGTTACGATCGGTCGAAGTGTGAATTTACGAGAAATGGCTGTGCAGGGCTATATGGTATACACTTACTTTTTTCCAGAGCAAGAAGAAGATATCCAGTTTTCAGAAGCGGTGATTGATGTAGCCAACAGTCATTTTTGGGTTGTTTCACTGGCTCCATGATAATAAAAAATAGTATATACTGACAATACCTTTCTACTATCCAGTAGAAGGGTACTTTTTAGTTTTAAATCTATAAATTAATAATAATTAGATTAACAGTATAAGGGGTGACCTCTAAATATTGCGAAAAGAGTTTCCACATCTTCAACACTTGCCTAGTTTATGGACACGGTCCTATTTTGTTTCTACCGCAGGAAACGTATCGAGCGAAACAATCAAGCGTTATGTGGAACAACAAAAAACAAGGGGGTGATTATTGTGCCACAAACCATAACCGTTAAAGTTAAATTGCTTCCAACAAAAGAACAAATTTTGATTTTGCGTGAAATGAGCTTGACATATATATCCACAATCAATACGCTTGTTTCTGAAATGATGGTGGAAAAGAAAAGCACAAAGAAAACAAGCAAGGATCTTTCAGTCTCTCTTCCAAGTGCTGTGAAGAATCAAGCCATTAAAGACGCAAAAAGTGTTTTTAAAAAAGTGACGAAAAGTAAATTCACCATCATTCCTGTTTTAAAGAAACCAGTTTGCATTTGGAATAATCAAAACTATTCGTTTGATTTCACGCATATTTCAATGCCGCTTATGATTAATGGTAAGGCAACTAAGACACCTATTCGTGCTTTATTAGTTGATAAAGATAATCGAAACTTTGATTTGTTGAAACACAAATTAGGTACGCTCCGAATCACACAGAAAGCTAATAAATGGATGGCTCAAATTTCTGTCAACATTTCTACTGTCGAAGGAACAGGCCTAAAAGTGATGGGTGTTGATTTGGGTCTGAAAGTACCTGCTGTAGGCGTAACAGATGATGAAAAAGTACGTTTCTTCGGAAACGGAAGACGAAATAAGTATAAAAAACGTAAATATCGTTCTGAACGCAAAGCATTAGGAAAAAAGAAAAAAATCAATGCCCTTCGAAATTCAAAGGATAAAGAACAACGATGGATGAAAAATCAGGATCACAA
This genomic window contains:
- a CDS encoding GHKL domain-containing protein, whose product is MKNKKLKSIFLLSILIVVMFMIVNIFSSYFNIKKTVVNSVVNQNIEAAKSIAASMDTETYKLFLRNPVKNDYYYEVKGYLEDAREKNGALHVYTLLVNNPNVSRAMIVAMSAEEKEEFPIGGICTVPEEQVRMAYFGKIFSTNIISDSIYGDYLTVGVPIKDKTDEIIGYLGIDISADIVNNISDKALRSSISSFVFNGLFVILMVAAFFVLQNWYTRELKKEVGDTEDTYQTELQSLVSSVQSLRHDYSNHIQVVHGLLRLGQTDKALEYLSILAKEIHMIKSIALDVNNPGLSVLLQTKKLAAQNHQIQIEFEVVQDSYSTLTTTDLIKILSNLIDNAIDATTELPEQKRKMKIVCKVDAKHYIFEVANTGNPIRDKDKDLIFKSGYSTKKEQHGKLRGQGLFIVKETVSRYGGEIAITSDNNQTIARVTIPINKGN
- a CDS encoding transposase is translated as MPQTITVKVKLLPTKEQILILREMSLTYISTINTLVSEMMVEKKSTKKTSKDLSVSLPSAVKNQAIKDAKSVFKKVTKSKFTIIPVLKKPVCIWNNQNYSFDFTHISMPLMINGKATKTPIRALLVDKDNRNFDLLKHKLGTLRITQKANKWMAQISVNISTVEGTGLKVMGVDLGLKVPAVGVTDDEKVRFFGNGRRNKYKKRKYRSERKALGKKKKINALRNSKDKEQRWMKNQDHKTSREIVNFAISNKISVIRLEQLANIRQTARTSRKNEKNLHSWSFFRLSQFIEYKAKLSGIKVEFVNPSYTSQICPNCSEINKAKDRKYYCKCGFKKHRDIVGAMNIRYAPVIDGNSQSA
- a CDS encoding helix-turn-helix transcriptional regulator translates to MKVVNHIREIRLKKGITQVKLAEDLQITRQTVNAIEKNKYNPSLELALKLMEYFDVPIEVLFYLEKTKGE